A genomic region of Fusarium oxysporum Fo47 chromosome VI, complete sequence contains the following coding sequences:
- a CDS encoding Endoribonuclease L-PSP/chorismate mutase-like protein, with amino-acid sequence MSQLKNYTYEGVGEFLSNFLNYAQAVRVGDRIELSGQGGCFIKDGDLVFAETQLEQIDLAFENVDKALKAAGGKGWEQVFRVNSYHTEITPEVGQRMAENYKKWMPNHRVIWTQIGVKQLGVPTMHCEIEVSAYDPEGANKE; translated from the exons ATGTCCCAACTCAAGAACTACACTTACGAAGGTGTTGGGGAGTTTCTCAGCAACTTCCTCAACTACGCCCAAGCTGTCCGTGTTGGCGATCGAATCGAGCTCAGTGGTCAGG GCGGCTGCTTTATTAAAGATGGCGACCTCGTCTTTGCAGAGACTCAACTTGAGCAAATTGACCTGGCTTTTGAGAATGTGGACAAGGCGCTGAAGGCGGCTGGTGGAAAAGGCTGGGAGCAGGTCTTCAGAGTCAACTCGTACCACACGGAAATCACACCTGAAGTTGGACAGAGAATGGCGGAGAATTACAAGAAGTGGATGCCTAATCATAGGGTGATTTGGACGCAGATTGGAGTCAAGCAACTTGGTGTTCCGACGATGCACTGTGAGATTGAAGTGTCAGCTTACGACCCGGAGGGGGCAAACAAGGAATGA